A stretch of Rhizobium sp. TH2 DNA encodes these proteins:
- a CDS encoding transporter substrate-binding domain-containing protein, which produces MKNGLKVAALALAIGISGGASAMAEQVKVGFAAEPYPPFTSLDASGKWVGWEVEFADAICKEAKLDCVITPVAWDGIIPALTTKKIDMIVGSMSITEERLKTIDFSDKYYNTPTGIIGRKDDKFDATPESLAGKIIGVQVSTIHQDYATKHFGPTAAEVKEYQTQDEANQDLAAGRVDAVQADAIALDAFLKSEAGACCDHKGNVADDAAILGAGVGIGIRKDEGALKEKLNAAIKAIRANGTYDTFSKKHFDFNIYGE; this is translated from the coding sequence ATGAAAAACGGTTTGAAAGTCGCAGCCCTCGCTCTCGCAATCGGCATCTCGGGCGGTGCATCGGCAATGGCTGAACAGGTCAAGGTCGGCTTTGCCGCCGAACCCTATCCGCCCTTCACCTCGCTTGACGCGTCGGGCAAGTGGGTCGGCTGGGAAGTCGAATTCGCCGATGCGATCTGCAAGGAAGCCAAGCTCGATTGCGTGATCACGCCAGTTGCCTGGGACGGCATCATCCCGGCACTCACCACCAAGAAGATCGACATGATCGTCGGCTCGATGTCGATCACCGAGGAACGCCTCAAGACGATCGACTTCTCGGACAAGTATTACAACACCCCGACCGGCATCATCGGCCGCAAGGACGACAAGTTCGACGCGACGCCGGAAAGCCTCGCGGGCAAGATCATCGGCGTCCAGGTTTCGACCATCCACCAGGATTACGCCACCAAGCATTTCGGCCCGACGGCCGCTGAGGTCAAGGAATACCAGACCCAGGACGAAGCCAACCAGGATCTTGCCGCCGGCCGTGTCGATGCCGTGCAGGCCGACGCCATCGCGCTCGACGCCTTCCTCAAGTCGGAAGCCGGCGCCTGCTGCGACCACAAGGGCAATGTCGCGGACGATGCGGCGATCCTCGGTGCCGGTGTCGGCATCGGCATCCGTAAGGACGAAGGTGCTCTCAAGGAAAAGCTGAATGCCGCGATCAAGGCGATCCGCGC